From a single Apium graveolens cultivar Ventura chromosome 2, ASM990537v1, whole genome shotgun sequence genomic region:
- the LOC141706742 gene encoding uncharacterized protein LOC141706742, with the protein MSWKWHEEHLDRVLVPAGILIMFIYHVFFCYRYLKFPLTTAQGSENYYKKIWVEKMMQLEAKDKGTTVAVINSNISAASSLSSVSLVLSSLIGALIGSSNEKDIFTSRFIYGDSSPTVVSIKYIALLCCFLVGFAAFIQTTRNYALAAFLISIPNCDIPADYVQKPFIRASHFYMAGMRALQIATTLIMWIFGPIPMFVSSIVLVAILYILDRNLTPLYQFQQQLHNTKFRKIGEELASVTRGLRHQEGANVN; encoded by the exons ATGAGTTGGAAATGGCATGAAGAGCACCTGGATAGAGTCCTGGTACCAGCTGGGATACTAATCATGTTCATTTATCATGTCTTTTTTTGTTACAGATACCTGAAGTTTCCTCTGACTACCGCACAGGGCTCCGAAAATTATTACAAGAAAATCTGGGTTGAGAAAATGATGCAG CTTGAGGCCAAAGACAAAGGAACAACTGTAGCTGTGATCAATAGCAACATTTCAGCAGCAAGCTCCCTGTCTTCAGTTTCTCTTGTACTCAGCTCTTTGATTGGAGCATTGATAGGAAGCTCTAATGAGAAAGACATCTTTACAAGCAGGTTCATCTACGGAGACTCGAGTCCAACCGTTGTTTCAATCAAGTACATTGCTCTGCTCTGCTGCTTCCTTGTTGGTTTCGCTGCTTTCATACAAACAACGAGAAACTATGCCCTTGCTGCGTTTCTGATTAGCATTCCAAACTGCGATATACCAGCTGACTACGTACAAAAGCCGTTTATCAGAGCAAGTCATTTCTATATGGCGGGGATGCGAGCACTTCAAATTGCTACCACTTTGATAATGTGGATTTTCGGACCAATACCAATGTTTGTTTCCTCGATAGTTCTGGTAGCTATCCTGTATATCTTAGACCGGAATCTAACTCCACTGTACCAATTTCAACAACAGCTGCACAACACCAAGTTCCGCAAGATTGGAGAGGAACTAGCTTCCGTGACAAGGGGTTTAAGGCATCAAGAAGGAGCAAATGTGAACTAG
- the LOC141706741 gene encoding uncharacterized protein LOC141706741, producing the protein MLHSHHFISSSLHSPSISHPHFHIPSFSFSPPLRRPISFFTRPGLKCLAQPNEDVGPVELPPESNSIFATDDDPTNLQVATSVLLTGAISVFLFRSLRRRAKRAKELKFRSDGVKKSIKEEALESLKAMTPAASLEADANSPPSVAQTLLGGISAGVIALILYKFTTTVEASLNRQTLSDNFSVRQITVTIRTIINGICYLATFVFGINSVGLFLYSGQLALNSLMGESTGEETAKRAEGSSNLTESDSSEMNKSSGDNNVDSMK; encoded by the exons ATGTTGCACTCTCATCATTTCATCTCATCTTCACTTCACTCTCCGTCTATTTCTCATCCTCATTTTCATATTCCCTCTTTTTCTTTCTCCCCACCTCTCCGTCGGCCCATTTCGTTCTTTACCCGACCCGGACTCAAGTGTCTGGCCCAGCCCAATGAAGATGTGGGCCCCGTTGAACTCCCGCCAGAATCTAATTCAATATTTGCCACGGATGATGACCCCACTAATCTCCAAGTGGCTACGAGTGTGCTACTCACTGGCGCTATTTCTGTCTTTCTGTTTCGGTCTCTTCGACGCCGAGCTAAGCGTGCTAAAGAACTC AAATTCAGGTCAGATGGAGTGAAGAAATCAATAAAGGAAGAGGCGTTGGAGAGTTTAAAAGCAATGACACCAGCTGCCTCACTTGAGGCTGATGCTAATTCCCCTCCCTCCGTTGCACAAACGTTGTTGGGTGGGATATCTGCTGGTGTGATTGCTCTTATCCTTTACAAGTTTACAACTACTGTTGAGGCATCTCTTAATCGCCAGACCCTTTCCGATAATTTCTCG GTCCGTCAGATTACAGTAACCATAAG GACTATAATAAATGGGATTTGCTACCTGGCTACTTTCGTTTTTGGCATCAACTCTGTAGGTTTGTTCCTTTACTCGGGACAGCTGGCCCTCAACTCTTTAATGGGTGAATCTACAGGCGAGGAAACTGCTAAAAGAGCAGAAGGAAGTTCAAATCTGACAGAAAGTGATAGCTCTGAAATGAACAAAAGTAGCGGGGATAACAATGTAGATAGTATGAAGTAA